A part of Gemmatimonas groenlandica genomic DNA contains:
- a CDS encoding FAD-binding oxidoreductase — MTISSDVTTVDIDIRRAFARDASGLEMTPDAVARPTSIEEVAELLRDATSARTAVTPAGWQSSTTGASITDHGLLLSLRGLGTIGEVDTDTRSIRVGPGAIVADVRRAAEAAGLLFTPDPTSEEESTIGGAIACNASGARSLRYGATRPHVRAITVLLASGERLDLRRPQLEKNTVGYPIAHDPVDWFVGSEGTLGVVVEAELALHALPPQVLGLMVPFEREDDALAFVVSARRSAAVHPRCLEFFDQGAMDIARAAEGSTGWATSATAVVYVEETGADESRPDDDLPLEAWLELADAHAALSADIRVYDSVTALREARHLRHAVPATMNERGAARRPFGGRKVSTDWAVPYPRLAEALHIARRFAADAGVTSGIAYGHAGNGHPHQNFIAQDAEELHRIERVVEATLREVIAMGGTVAAEHGIGKLKRRWLPMQASPAQLRVMHAIKREFDPLGLLAQGNVL, encoded by the coding sequence ATGACTATCAGCAGCGACGTGACGACCGTCGATATCGACATCCGTCGGGCGTTCGCGCGTGATGCGTCCGGCCTCGAGATGACGCCCGATGCCGTGGCACGTCCCACGAGCATCGAGGAAGTCGCGGAGCTGCTGCGCGACGCGACCTCGGCACGCACGGCCGTGACGCCGGCGGGATGGCAGTCGAGTACGACCGGCGCGTCCATCACCGATCACGGGCTCCTGTTGTCGTTGCGCGGGCTGGGTACGATTGGCGAAGTCGACACGGATACGCGCAGCATTCGTGTGGGGCCCGGCGCGATTGTGGCGGATGTACGCCGGGCCGCGGAAGCGGCCGGCCTGCTGTTCACGCCTGATCCCACCAGCGAAGAAGAGTCCACCATCGGTGGCGCCATCGCCTGCAACGCGTCGGGCGCCCGCTCGCTTCGCTATGGCGCGACGCGTCCGCACGTGCGGGCGATCACCGTGCTGCTCGCCAGCGGTGAGCGACTCGACCTGCGCCGACCGCAGCTCGAGAAGAACACCGTGGGCTATCCGATCGCGCACGATCCCGTCGATTGGTTCGTGGGCAGTGAAGGCACGCTCGGCGTTGTAGTCGAAGCCGAACTCGCGCTCCATGCGCTGCCTCCGCAGGTGCTCGGCCTGATGGTGCCATTCGAGCGCGAGGATGATGCGCTGGCGTTCGTGGTGTCGGCGCGGCGTTCCGCCGCGGTGCATCCGCGCTGTCTCGAGTTCTTCGATCAGGGCGCCATGGACATCGCGCGCGCCGCCGAGGGCAGCACGGGATGGGCCACGAGCGCGACCGCCGTGGTGTATGTCGAGGAAACCGGCGCCGACGAATCGCGCCCCGACGATGACCTGCCACTCGAGGCGTGGCTCGAACTGGCCGACGCGCACGCCGCGCTCAGCGCCGACATTCGCGTATACGATTCGGTCACCGCGCTGCGCGAGGCGCGACATCTGCGCCACGCCGTCCCGGCCACGATGAATGAGCGTGGGGCGGCGCGGAGGCCGTTCGGCGGCCGCAAGGTCAGCACCGACTGGGCCGTGCCGTATCCCCGGCTGGCCGAGGCACTGCACATCGCGCGGCGCTTCGCCGCCGACGCCGGTGTGACATCAGGCATCGCGTACGGACACGCGGGAAACGGCCATCCGCATCAGAACTTCATCGCGCAGGATGCCGAGGAGTTGCATCGCATTGAACGCGTGGTCGAGGCTACCTTGCGCGAAGTGATCGCGATGGGCGGTACGGTTGCGGCCGAGCATGGTATCGGCAAACTCAAGCGCCGGTGGCTGCCGATGCAGGCCAGCCCCGCGCAGCTTCGCGTGATGCACGCGATCAAGCGTGAGTTCGATCCCCTCGGCCTGCTGGCGCAAGGCAACGTACTGTGA
- a CDS encoding HAD-IB family phosphatase produces the protein MNATTTAAVDLRRPRFKTVIFDVDSTVCAIEGIDWLAARRDPEIARESETLTAQAMAGVMPIEAVYTRRLQRIRPTAGELISLAEAYRESLQPGAQELVTLLQRAGTQVHLLSGGLRIAIVPIALQLGVPTDRVHAVSLARDTDGTMSLLDGDQPLSTQRGKPLMVQRLALATPTVMIGDGSTDAAVRGVVTEFIAYTGVARRENVVAVADAEADSFAALYPLLFHPVSSR, from the coding sequence GTGAATGCGACGACAACGGCGGCGGTCGACCTTCGACGTCCGCGCTTCAAGACGGTGATCTTCGACGTCGATTCCACGGTGTGTGCAATCGAAGGCATCGACTGGCTGGCCGCGCGACGCGACCCGGAGATTGCCCGCGAAAGTGAAACGCTCACGGCGCAGGCCATGGCCGGTGTGATGCCGATTGAAGCGGTGTACACGCGACGATTGCAGCGCATCCGTCCCACGGCCGGCGAGTTGATCTCGCTGGCCGAGGCGTATCGCGAGTCGTTGCAGCCCGGCGCGCAGGAGCTCGTCACGCTGCTACAGCGCGCCGGCACGCAGGTCCACTTGCTGAGCGGCGGACTGCGCATCGCCATCGTGCCTATTGCGTTGCAGTTGGGCGTGCCCACCGACCGCGTGCACGCGGTCTCGCTCGCGCGCGACACCGACGGCACCATGAGCTTGCTCGATGGTGACCAGCCACTGTCCACACAGCGTGGCAAGCCCCTCATGGTGCAGCGACTCGCCCTGGCCACGCCGACCGTCATGATCGGCGACGGCTCGACCGATGCCGCCGTACGCGGGGTCGTGACCGAATTCATCGCGTACACCGGCGTCGCACGCCGCGAGAATGTGGTGGCCGTCGCCGACGCCGAAGCCGACAGCTTCGCTGCCTTGTACCCCTTGCTCTTTCATCCAGTCTCCTCGAGATAA
- the serA gene encoding phosphoglycerate dehydrogenase — protein MAYRVLVTDDVDPEGLALLAAETELLVDEVPTLPKDELLRRIGDYDAIVGRSATKISAELLRAAKKLRVVGRAGVGVDNIALDVATELGVAIINAPAGNTVAVAELFFGTVIGLLRQLPAAALSMQNGVWDRSKLMGRELKGKTLGIVGLGRIGSEVAMRAHAFGMTVVAFDPYIADERFTALRVRRAASLDALIAESNILTMHVPLNDETRGMIGKRELGRLPARSIVVNMARGGIVDEAALLAALEADQLRGAVLDVFTAEPLVADSPLRTAPNLLLTPHLGANTVEAQRNVSRDVCLAVRDALLHNDLSKSINVAGGSGEWGDLQPAMLVARRAAAVARAVLADQGMRAVRRLALRIGPDLAHGAGPLLAAAAAGVLEGVIETDRLNLINARSLAEARGLELSVGESNELGHPRAIEIALAGGMQQLAVAGVAPEDSKPRLTRIGQFHVDVNPRQTLLILTNHDVPGVIGRVGTLLGERKVNIAEYHQARLAQGGDALAAISVDGAVSEETRKALLELPDVLTASVAHFGAE, from the coding sequence CGATCGTCGGCCGCAGCGCGACGAAAATCTCGGCTGAGCTGCTGCGCGCCGCGAAGAAGCTGCGGGTCGTCGGTCGGGCCGGTGTCGGTGTCGACAACATCGCCCTTGATGTCGCCACCGAGCTCGGCGTGGCGATCATCAACGCGCCAGCCGGAAACACGGTCGCCGTGGCCGAATTGTTCTTTGGTACAGTGATCGGCCTGCTCCGGCAGCTGCCTGCCGCCGCGCTCTCCATGCAGAACGGCGTGTGGGATCGCTCCAAACTCATGGGCCGCGAGCTCAAGGGAAAGACGCTCGGCATCGTGGGACTGGGCCGCATCGGGAGTGAAGTGGCCATGCGCGCGCACGCCTTCGGCATGACGGTCGTGGCCTTCGATCCATACATCGCCGATGAACGGTTCACCGCGCTCCGCGTGCGTCGTGCGGCGTCACTCGATGCGCTGATCGCCGAGAGCAACATCCTCACCATGCACGTGCCGCTCAACGACGAAACGCGCGGCATGATCGGCAAGCGGGAGCTGGGTCGCCTGCCAGCCCGTTCGATCGTCGTGAACATGGCGCGCGGCGGCATCGTCGACGAAGCGGCACTGCTGGCAGCGCTCGAAGCCGATCAGCTACGCGGCGCCGTACTCGACGTGTTCACCGCCGAGCCGCTCGTCGCCGATTCGCCGCTGCGCACCGCACCGAACCTGCTGCTCACGCCGCACCTCGGCGCCAATACAGTCGAGGCGCAGCGCAACGTCTCGCGCGATGTCTGTCTCGCGGTCCGCGATGCGCTGCTGCACAACGATCTCTCGAAGTCGATCAACGTGGCCGGCGGGTCGGGTGAGTGGGGAGACCTGCAGCCTGCTATGCTGGTGGCACGTCGCGCGGCGGCGGTCGCCCGTGCCGTGCTGGCCGATCAGGGCATGCGCGCCGTGCGTCGGCTCGCGCTACGCATCGGCCCCGATCTCGCGCACGGCGCCGGGCCGCTGCTGGCCGCCGCCGCGGCCGGTGTCCTTGAAGGCGTGATCGAAACCGATCGCCTCAACCTCATCAACGCTCGCAGTCTCGCCGAAGCGCGCGGCCTCGAACTGTCGGTCGGTGAGTCCAACGAGCTCGGACACCCGCGCGCCATCGAAATCGCGCTGGCCGGCGGCATGCAACAGCTGGCCGTCGCTGGCGTGGCGCCCGAAGACAGCAAGCCGCGGCTCACGCGCATCGGGCAGTTTCATGTCGATGTGAATCCGCGACAGACGCTGCTTATTCTCACCAATCACGATGTGCCCGGCGTCATCGGTCGCGTCGGCACGCTCTTGGGTGAACGCAAGGTCAACATCGCCGAGTATCATCAAGCCCGGTTGGCCCAGGGCGGCGACGCACTGGCAGCGATTTCGGTGGACGGCGCCGTCAGCGAAGAAACCCGCAAGGCGCTACTGGAACTGCCCGACGTGCTCACGGCGAGTGTCGCGCACTTCGGCGCCGAGTAG